From Streptomyces sp. TLI_105, the proteins below share one genomic window:
- a CDS encoding PotD/PotF family extracellular solute-binding protein: MEQYEPDSLSAAQLAAIRRSMTSGRGALSRRSMLRAGGVGALTVGGLAGLSACGIPPAKREGNGPASIDASAKEKTVAFSNWTEYMDVSEDEKSRPTLEAFAKRTGIKVKYTEDINDNVEFFGKIKPQLAAGQDTGRDLICVTDWLAARIIRLGWAQKLDPANLPNAYANLSAQFRRPDWDPGRSYSYPWTGISTVIAYNSKATGGKKVDSVTQLLDDPSLKGRVGFLTEMRDSVGMTLLDMGKDPGNFTDADYDAAIGRLQKGVDKKQIRRFTGNDYTSDLDKGDIAACLAWAGDIIQLQADNPDIKYSIPSAGYITSSDNLLVPAQARHKTNAEKLIDYYYELPVAAQLAAYINYVCPVDGVKDELAKIDPELANNTLILPDKAMAKKSHAFRSLSSAEETAYEEKFAKLIGA; encoded by the coding sequence ATGGAGCAGTACGAGCCCGACAGCCTGTCCGCCGCGCAGCTGGCGGCGATACGGCGCAGCATGACGAGCGGCCGGGGCGCCCTCAGCCGCCGTTCGATGCTGCGCGCGGGTGGCGTCGGCGCGCTCACGGTCGGCGGTCTCGCCGGCCTGAGCGCCTGTGGCATCCCGCCGGCCAAGCGGGAGGGCAACGGCCCCGCGTCCATCGACGCGTCGGCCAAGGAGAAGACCGTCGCCTTCTCCAACTGGACCGAGTACATGGACGTCAGCGAGGACGAGAAGTCCCGCCCGACCCTGGAGGCGTTCGCCAAGCGCACCGGGATCAAGGTCAAGTACACCGAGGACATCAATGACAACGTCGAGTTCTTCGGCAAGATCAAGCCGCAGCTCGCGGCCGGCCAGGACACCGGCCGCGACCTGATCTGCGTCACCGACTGGCTCGCCGCCCGCATCATCCGGCTCGGCTGGGCCCAGAAGCTCGACCCGGCCAACCTGCCCAACGCCTACGCGAACCTCTCCGCCCAGTTCCGCCGCCCCGACTGGGACCCGGGCCGGTCCTACTCGTACCCGTGGACGGGCATCTCGACCGTCATCGCGTACAACTCCAAGGCGACCGGCGGCAAGAAGGTCGACTCGGTCACCCAGCTCCTCGACGACCCCTCGCTCAAGGGCCGGGTCGGCTTCCTCACCGAGATGCGCGACTCCGTCGGCATGACCCTGCTCGACATGGGCAAGGACCCGGGGAACTTCACGGACGCCGACTACGACGCGGCGATCGGGCGCCTCCAGAAGGGCGTCGACAAGAAGCAGATCCGCCGCTTCACCGGCAACGACTACACCTCCGACCTGGACAAGGGCGACATCGCGGCCTGCCTCGCCTGGGCCGGAGACATCATCCAGCTCCAGGCGGACAACCCGGACATCAAGTACTCCATCCCGTCCGCCGGCTACATCACGTCCAGCGACAACCTGCTCGTCCCCGCGCAGGCCCGGCACAAGACGAACGCCGAGAAACTCATCGACTACTACTACGAGCTTCCCGTCGCCGCCCAGCTCGCCGCGTACATCAACTACGTCTGCCCCGTCGACGGGGTGAAGGACGAGCTCGCCAAGATCGACCCCGAGCTCGCGAACAACACGCTGATCCTCCCGGACAAGGCCATGGCCAAGAAGTCCCACGCCTTCCGCTCGCTCAGCAGCGCGGAGGAGACGGCGTACGAGGAGAAGTTCGCCAAGCTCATCGGCGCCTGA